From Bactrocera oleae isolate idBacOlea1 chromosome 4, idBacOlea1, whole genome shotgun sequence:
acataaaaaatcacaGCAAAGGAAAGTTATAACAATAAGAATAATATATGTTTAGTCAATGAGAGAAAATCTCAAAAATGTTAAAccttttaagttaaattttagtTCAAAAATCCAATCCAAAATCCAAAAGTATTCCAAGGCAACATACATTCGTAAGATATTGGAAATAGCATTTGTTTCTTAAGGTTCAGCTTAGTTCTACGTATTTTAAGTACTCATATCTATCATTTTACTAAAATTACCTTACCaaatacaattttgtttataatctGTAGAGGAATAATTTGAGAACGAAAGCCATCATCAAATCgactaaatatgtatttaaatttccaTCACAAAGTCCACTTTGCAATTACGCTGCTGTGTCGCTGGCATCAAGAGGAActtaataacgaaaatcaaacaGAATAAACCCACAATGTACTTCTATatatctgtttaatttgtttcatttcactttgtgcctgaaatattttatgattacTTATATTGTAATGAAGAAAAACACCGTTAAATAAGTTAACTTGTATTtgcaaaccaaataaaaaataaaagagaaaaaccAGGAGAGTTGAACAAAGTGCAGGGATTGatgaaaatcaataataacGGTTATAGTTATGAGAAAGGTGATTGACAggagaatataaaatatattaacgagCTTTCTTGTTGCAAGCGATTTTTGCTTATTGTTGAATTTAGCTAAGCAAACGATTATTTTAAGCTACACAAACAAAGCAAATTTAAACAGTTTAagaactcacacacacacatacacacacacacgcattcaCACAAATAGAACAGATGATGAATATGAAACAGATAGTTTAGTAAGTATTTCATTACGAAATCAATGCaattacacaaatatttgaaaatcaaCGAAAGCTTAAGCAAATGAAGCTTTGAAGCTTTATAAAGTGCAGTAGGCGACAAGCGATTGTAGATatgagtaaataaaatttatttaattaaatacaacGCTGTTATCGAAATgtgtagcaaaaacaaaattgttcaaaaaacgaaaacaaaataatattaataaaaaataatattaccaaaaataaataaataaataaaaaaataaacaaaagattCAAACACAAAATATCGACATACTTTAAAAGATAACTGTAATTACTTTATGTGCTAGTAAAACGAATTGAATAAAGTCCTTGAAATGTGGTGTATTATTTGTGAACTGTTCTAATGTTCATATTATTAGCAGACTACTTTGTTTTAGAGAACatatcaacaaaaaataaataaaaatattattatattaaatgaaatgaaattaactAACACTCAATACACAGAGAGAAAAACATAAGAAAACTCAAACTTTTCAGTTTGTGTGCACATGTATGTGTTTGATATGGGAGGTAGAGCAAAGGGCTActtctgaaaataaaaaatgatagaATAAAGCAGTATTGTTAGATGTAAGTAAAAGAAGAGTGAAAGGGTCGAAAATGAGTTAATCTGCTTCTGTGTTTGAAGGGAAAACTATGAAAAGTTCTGTTTTTATAGATCAAATCATAGGCAAATCGTCACACTAAAGGAACTGAAGACCACGAATCAATATAGAAAGATGATTTGAAGTGTGTAATTAGAGGTTATACCGAAGTCTCCAGAATGTTCTACAAATGTAATAAAAGGTCTTTTTGGCCTATGAAATAATTTTAGgcacatttttatacttaaaatacaGAGTAAAGTGATAATTTCCTAGTTCCAAAGTGGATATTAGCTTTTAGCATGTTCTTCGCCTTACTTCCGATATCGCAAATATGTGTACAGCTACTAACAAAATGAACTCCATATATCGATATAGCGATAATTGGTAAAATCAGAAAAAGCAAAATTTCTTATTGTgtttatctaaaattttgccTAAAATATTGCGGGAAAAtgttagaaaataaattaaataaaaaatgttgttctCCCTTGAATGTTGGTACTGTTTACGCCTGCATCCTTACATCTGCTCGTAACGTGAAAACTCAAAAATGTTATCGATAACACATAAATGCAGCAAACAATAGGAAATGTAAGCAAAAAGGACTAAGCTAAACTAACcaagaatataaaaacataacttcaaactatgaaagaaaaataaacttacgaataaaatatgtaaaaaagaaGTTTAAAGAATTGATTCATCCTAAAAGCAAAGCAATCAAATGGAGCACGCTTGATGTTAATaccataaaaaatgtaaaacaaaaacaaaacacaaaacaaaaataaatgaaatttataataaatattgagtGATTGCACTTATCTAAAcgtaatcaaacaaaaaaaaaaaaattgaaaaaaaagttcgggtgtaaccgaacattttatgctcttgcaacttgccagaaGTCGGGTGGAGagttgaaaatcattatatattatgttGTGGACGGAGAatgaaatcaaattatttaaaataactaccacattggccgatatatggggtataaagttAACTGgaaaatgcaataacaatacaatagGTGTATGGGAGCTAAGAGatatattgacccgattcaactcatttttgacataagATTCCAGACATATTtcatagattgaccgatattttccaaTATAACTCAGCCATACACACTGGactccacatatttggtatgtaagggcttgaacagttatgttctaatttttaccatttttagacctgagatggtataccttaaaggcactattggCGCAAAGTTTTAACCGAATATATtgattagtgcttgatttgtgtaccggaaagtgaaagaatcagatggaatttaaaattgtgttatatgggaagtgggcgtggttgtagtccgctttcgttcattttcgcactatacgCATGTCATAGTAATGCAACTTACTGagcttggttgaaatcggttgagcaggtcGAGGTATAGGTATTCATCTAAATATggtcggtgccacgcccattttctAATTTGAAAGCAGTTCTTATAAAACTCTCCTGTATCACTCAGgcccacaggtgccccttgctactgTGATTGCCTCCTAAGCTAGCGCTTAGTTATGTCAtcaatggcattttgtgggcgtggcagtggtccgattacgtccatctacgaGCTCGTTCTCGCTTTTttgccaagaaacacgtgtaccCAGTTGCATAAGGATGtctcaattttactcaagttacaggttGCATAGACAGGCCAacgaacggacagacgaacagacagtcactcggttttcaactcgtctcgccatcctgatcatttatatatatatatatatatatataaccctatatccaactcgattatttttaggtgatacaaataactgttaagtgaacaaaactaatatactctgtagcaacatgttgcaagagtataaatatatataatattactaaagATAAAACAAAGCTTGcctgcaaattaaaaaaaaacctcaaAGTATTCAGTAAAAGAATTATATAATagagaaattattataaaatacaaatacaacaaattgtGCATTTGCAAAATACATTGTGCAGCAGCAAATTAGTATTAATACGCTGCACCAACAACATTCAACATATTTACACcagttcacatacatacatacgaacacttatacaaacatacacaaatatacaaataaccaaacaataataattaatagcggaaatgtaataaaaattgcttttatAAAGAAACAAGtggaatttttatttccaaacaGGTGAGCAGCAATGCTTGGAAGAGACTGATAAATGAAGGTAGGTTATGTGAATATACGGCGAAGCGATTGCCTGCCTGTTCTCAAGTATCAGAAATCATATGTTGCTATGATTTTGAATTAAAAGTACCGctttttatagtatttatatCCGACTTCTCAACTGATAGCGCTCATAATGTTAAATGGGCTTTAGGCCAAACACTGataatcattatatatatacttaccgTCGTCGCCGCCAAATTGAAGAGCTCCAACTTTGCCCTCTTCCGACAACCACAAAATATAGAAGTTTTTCCAATAACGGGTATCTCTCGGACCCTTCTGACCGTTTAGATTCGCCTAAAAACTAGTAGATCTCTGAATTTTTCGAATGTAATCAAGGTGGTCGCAAAAGAGACTTCTATCAGCGACGTAATCgtcaattataaattatacaagtatatactttcaAAAGGAAATTCAAATTGTGAGATAACATTTTCTCCGTACTAAGGTTATGTAGTGTCATATTCAAAGCAAAAATCGATGACATTTTCTGcccaaaatattattatcaaaatattttacagtctTTCTTCGTGGATTTTTCGGAGCTTAAGAATTTGGTTCCATCCGAACCCACTTGCCATAACGAAGGAgagaagaatttaatttttcgcatCTAGTTctgtctaatttttttttgtacttaacAACTGAttttaaaagattaaaaaaattgttgcaatatgaattttttatttcaaaatctcTACACAAATTCATGAAACATCTTATTTGGCTTCCCTTAGAGGCTTCCACATAAGACTCCTCGATCGTGCAGCTGTTTCGGCTTCGCCCGGACTACATAactattaatttagtttaatttactgTTCGCTCTGAGCTGGCTCTTCGGCTGCTGCTGGTTCCTGGCTTTGAGCTGGCTCTTCAGCTGCTGCTGGTTCCTGGCTTTGTGCTGGCTCTTCGGCTGCTGCTGGTTCCTGGCTTTGTGCTGGCTCTTCGGCTGCTGCTGGTTCCTGGCTTTGCGCTGGCTCTTCGGCTGTTGCTGGTTCCTGGCTTTGAGCTGGCTCTTCAGCTGCTGCTGGTTCCTGGCTTTCTGCTGGCTCTTCGGCTGCTGCTGGTTCCTGGCTTTGTGCTGGCTCTTCGGCTGCTGCTGGTTCCTGGCTTTGCGCTGGCTCTTCAGCTGATGCTGGCTCTTCGGCTGATGCTGGCTCTTCAGCAGATGCTGGCTGTTCAGCTGAAGCTGGCTGTTCAGCTGATGCAGGCTGCTCATCCTTTGACGGTTCCTCACCTTGTTCGGGTTGGTCTACCTTTGATGGCTCATCGCTCTGTGGCTGTTCATCCTTTGACGGCTCCTCAGGCTGAGCAACTGGTTTTTTCTGTTGCTTATTCTTCTGTTCTTGTTGCAACTTGAAGAACAATGTGGCTAGAGCTTCGGCAACTTCCTCAGGTACTTTAATGTGGGAATCGGCCTTCATATAAGTATCAATAACAATTGGGGGCAGCTTCCTCTTGTGGTCCTGTGCCTGTTGAATAACAGCTTCTCCTGATTCAGAAAAGGAAGAAGAAGACAAGGGCAATGCTACGGCCGATTGGACCAATAAGTAGGCGCAAAGCACAGCGGCAACGGTGAAAGTGGCTTTCATTTTGTTAGTTTGGTACAATTAAAAGAACTTGACTGATTGACTATTCTTTGGGCAGAGTTATTTATACTCAACCAGAACAGTAATACATTTCTAactaaaaaatgcatttatcaATGTAAAATTCAATTAAGTGGTACACTTGGAAAGTTTAGTTAATTGAAAGTCGAGTATCTTTTATCGGCGTGCTTGGTGGGAAAAGCCCTCCGCTGTCATCTGAAGTTGTTTTGATATTCGATATTATGCAATCTATAGTATATGCGATGTTATATCTGCTCTCTATTAGCTCTCGTAAATGTGGTTGTCTTTCGGGGGTGTTACTTGCATATGTAATTTATTGGCGCAGtatgttttgttttcaaaagaTTTGAATGCTGACTCATAGCCTTAAGTGGTATGAAGtgctcaaatatttttataatatataaataaatttctgtgAGTACTTTCGTACATTTGTGATACTTCGTTTTTATATATGTCGTAATTATTGCACTTCCTTGTTATTGTCAAACTAAAGACTTCATTAGTTATACCCTTGAATAGTTTTATCATTGCTATCAAGGGCTGCATCCTGTGTGATAATGACTACTCAGATCTCACTGCTAGaacactttaatatttttacgtgTTTTATTTATGCTTAATTATTGGAGGAGAGATGGATTTGAATAGTGTAAGGGGTACGGAAACTATCTTCATTCATTGCATTATATCAGTTGGAGTTTGGTTTCCTTAGGTTTTGGTTTATGGAAAGTTTTGTAAGCggactttttatatattaaatgaaaaaagtatttttaaaatcaaacttTGAGGTCTTACCTTTTTTTTAGGCATCTCCTCCTCCGCcttacatttttgtatttttataccctgagctGGGTGCacaataagtttgccacgaagtttgtgacacacaaaagaaaacgtcggataGCCTACaaagtatattttattcatgtacgtctgtccgactgtatatatgcgaactatggcatggattattgcctagGTCAATAATAAgtcaatatccgaaaaaattgttcagataggattactataatatatagctgccttataaacgcaccgataaaaatcaagataaagatatttttttgcttttattatagcttcggttcagccaatgttaacgttttttcttgttttcttattatcaaatagaaaaatttatacctcgcttccaactacttgaaaatatatctatataatttttcgtTGAAGTTAAGCATTTACAAGATATCCATCGACAAAcatcaatgaaaaaaattaaaaaagataataaaaataataagacCGGACCTTAACGTCCTGAGCCTATTTTGGGGGGCGCTGTCTTTTCTCTCTTccgaaaatcttaaaaatagtagttttcccaattttttgtagaaaatttcctacaaaacaaTGGGGTTTGCAACTTAAAATGGTTTCATTCcatcataaattattatattaaaaaattcataagaataagaaaaatttgcctaaagataataaaactttaattgtaatatcttttaaacggttatgcttacgaaaaaatcgtaagaGACAATTTTGTAGagcaattttctacaaaatctatgcatttttctatctgacaatgagaaaaaaaagaaaactgttaggaggaccttcccgttacaattaagaactCATACTTGAAGAGATTATCTTAGAGttgtctaagaacctatttttcagagtgccaagtgaaaaaaatattcaatttttttttacccaccctaatatgttCATTACCGAATATCTTTATTTAGAACCTACTACAGTATTTGTAATCAACGGAGACAACAAGAAAGCCCAATCAATCGCCATGACCACGATTTAGAATTTTTCGGAAGGTGAAGGCTaatttttcacgtattttaatacaaatctttattatcgccatCAAAATAAGATGCTGAGCCGATACAAACCTGTctgcttaaatatataaaacttcaaaaactttACTGCAGATGGCGCTTTGCTTAAACTTACCAGAGTCATGAACCATTTGTATACAGTGTGTCTCTTTTGAAAGTGCAGACACATATTtcgattataaataatttaaagatatATGAGAAAGAAAGGATTTTGCCTTTGTAAAGTTGCGTTATATCtagttatttttgcattttaatagcTGTCAGGTAGCTTTGATAAATCATTCTGTGATACAGAAGAGAACTAGCCTTTGATAATTTAatcttacttatgtatatatgatcgATAAATTCAATAATAGTTTATAGAATCGTCAGCTCTAAGTtccgaaaaattataattatcgatcatacttttttcgtttttatttacgATACAAacaaacagtatttaaaatacttagaaatcaTCAAAAAACTTCCTCTTAACATTTTCATGTTTTAAAATAGCCGTTATGTAGGATATAACGAAACAAAACATGCCGGAAACAGTACAAGTATAAAGCTTTGATGGGCTACATATCATTTTCTCTTCGTTGATTATCTTAAAAGtatgagaaaaattaaaaaaaagtagtttctCGAATTCTCTCACCTTAAACTATTTGTATAGGTACATAGTTAAAATAATCAATAGTTGCAAAAAGTAAATCGAAAGACGGATAGTTGAAATAATCGATTCTACCGATATCTCGATAATTCATTTTTTAGCCCCGTGTAATACTTCATTGCATACCTGCcacaataatttctttaataaattaatagaaGAAAAAAGTAAAGGGAAATTACTGAAATGCATGAGCCAGGCAAATCCATTTACGCACTtggtaagtacaattttttcccCTTAATTGAAAATTCACTACCAAAACATTCCACAACAAAAAGCAGCAACACTGTTCTCATATTTCTGTATGCCATTTTCTGCTCGCGCAGCAGAGCCGCTCTTTGGTCATCGTGCGCGTTCGCCTCTCATTTGTTGTTTGTCTCTCATCGATGTTGGAAGTTTGTGTTGAATGCGCCGTTTGTTGTCGCTACGCGTTTTCAACAATTTGGTTTCAGCGACTCCTTTTAGCCAAATTCCGTTAGTGCTATTATAATTACAATGTGCAAAGCGAAATAGTTCaaaataaattggaaaacaagaacaaaatataaataaatatttaaatttcggtatacaaaaacaaataattgcaataaaagTGAATGAAAGTGGTgaatacaaaaacgaaaatcataGTAATTTATAGCATTAACTGATCGCATTCACCTGTGCCAGC
This genomic window contains:
- the LOC106620075 gene encoding serine-aspartate repeat-containing protein I, with amino-acid sequence MKATFTVAAVLCAYLLVQSAVALPLSSSSFSESGEAVIQQAQDHKRKLPPIVIDTYMKADSHIKVPEEVAEALATLFFKLQQEQKNKQQKKPVAQPEEPSKDEQPQSDEPSKVDQPEQGEEPSKDEQPASAEQPASAEQPASAEEPASAEEPASAEEPAQSQEPAAAEEPAQSQEPAAAEEPAESQEPAAAEEPAQSQEPATAEEPAQSQEPAAAEEPAQSQEPAAAEEPAQSQEPAAAEEPAQSQEPAAAEEPAQSEQ